The Blastocatellia bacterium genome has a window encoding:
- a CDS encoding transposase → MVWCGGLNQVVTGMQAVLLIWTDGHWKVPIGLRRWRTGDPSKISFALELIQTAAQAGLTPTHVVFGSWYAAAVLLNRLDDLIWRSVAQLKSHRTVDGHSIRHRWSHRFGHTDGHLRHVPHLVRVIKDGRRFWVTNELRLTPAQIKQHYQVRQSKKPFVCANRNWIGELPGRQGPGPDRSSAHGIGGSVV, encoded by the coding sequence TTGGTTTGGTGTGGAGGATTGAATCAAGTCGTCACAGGGATGCAAGCGGTGTTATTGATCTGGACCGATGGCCACTGGAAAGTGCCGATCGGGTTGCGACGGTGGCGCACAGGCGACCCATCGAAGATCAGCTTCGCGCTTGAGTTGATCCAGACGGCGGCGCAAGCGGGTCTGACGCCAACCCATGTCGTCTTCGGCAGTTGGTATGCGGCGGCGGTGCTGTTGAATCGGCTCGATGACCTGATTTGGCGCTCTGTGGCTCAGCTCAAGAGCCATCGCACAGTGGATGGCCACTCGATTCGTCATCGCTGGTCGCATCGGTTTGGTCACACCGACGGTCACCTGAGGCACGTGCCTCACCTAGTGAGAGTCATCAAAGATGGGCGCCGCTTCTGGGTCACCAATGAGCTGAGGCTGACCCCGGCGCAGATCAAACAGCACTATCAAGTCAGACAGTCGAAGAAACCTTTCGTCTGCGCAAACAGGAATTGGATTGGGGAGTTGCCGGGCAGGCAAGGCCCAGGCCCAGATCGTTCATCTGCACATGGAATTGGTGGCTCTGTGGTTTGA